TGCTCCCTGACAGTCATACCCAGTTGCTGACCCAGGCTCTGTTCTTTTTCCAAAGAGGAGGCAGACCCCAGGGCAGATCCTCTCCTCCTACCGTGTCCCCCAGATGAACAGCAAGTGAAGATTCTTCAAAACTGAGGCTGATCATCCAGGTCTTCAGTTTCTATTTCACTGACTCTGAAATGTAATTTTGACATTGTGACCCcaaatttctgattttaaaaggatGAAAAGTGAGTATCTCATTTTCGTAGAGACTCCAAAAGTAAAAGAGTAAATTAACAAAGCAACTCTTCCTACCAGTTAGATTTCATTCAATATGGATTCTGAGATAGTGGGGAGGGAAAAACTGGTATCCAGCAAAGAAATAAACTCCGTGATCAGGAATTTGCCCTGAAGAAGAGagtcacattttatatttaatcttTTTGACTCAAATGTTTAAGCATTTCAGTAGAAACCTTTCCCATACAATGAAGAAGAGAAGAGTTTTCTCCTTTACTCTGAGCCACATCAGTGGTTTCTATTGTGGTCCAAAACTCTGAAGGAGGCGTATCTGGGAAACCACACAGTTTAATGCTAGATGGCTGTTCGGTCTAAATGACCTTATCAGACCCTCTGCCTCCTTCAGTATCTGGTATTTATTGATGTACCACTTGGATTTGGTTCTCAGAGGCTCATGGGCAGGGAAAACCAGACATGGGTGAGTGAGTTCATGCTGCTGGGGCTGTCCAGCTGCTGGGAGACGCAGGCCTCCCTCTTCATCCTCTTCCTGGCCATGTATCTGATGACTCTGCTGGGGAACTCCCTCATCATCCTCCTTACCAGACTGGACAGCAGGCTCCATAcgcccatgtactttttcctcagtGTCCTGTCCTTTGTGGACATCTGTTATACCAACAGCACTGTCCCTCAGATGCTTGTTCACTTCCTGTCAGCCCAGAAGTCCATCCCATTCCACAGCTGCGTGTGCCAGCTCTACGTGTCCCTGGCTTTGGGCAGCTCGGAGTTCTTCCTGCTGGGagccatggcctatgaccgctacgtggcgGTGTGCCACCCGCTTCACTACACGGTCATCATGCATGGAGGGCGCTGCCTGGGGCTGGCTGCCGGCTGCTTGGTGGCTGGTTTCACGAATTCACTGATGCAGACAACTACCATCTTTCAGCTACCGTTTTGCCGTCATGTTATTAGTCACTTTGCCTGTGAGATGCTGGCTGTGCTGAGGCTGACCTGTGTGGACATCTTCTTCAACAAGGTCATGGTGGCCATCTCAGGATTTCTGGTCATCATGCTTCCCTGTTTTCTGGTCGTATTTTCCTATGGTCGTATAGTCGCTGCCATCCTGCACATTCGCTCTGCGCAGGGACGCCGCAAAGCCTTTGGGACCTGTGCCTCCCACCTCGCTGTGGTTTCTATGTGCTTCGGAACAGCCATCTTCACGTACATGAGGCCCACGGCCGGCCCCTCAACAGAACAGGAGAAGATGGAGAAGATGGTTGCTCTGTTCTACGCTGTGGTggcccccatgctgaaccccttaaTCTACAGCTTGAGGAACAAGGAGGTGGCGAGTGCCCTAAGGAGAGTGCTgagaaaatttaatgaaaaaaggTAAAGATTTGAAGAATTTTCCTTCCTGCTAGCAGACCAAAGATCGACATTCCAAACAAGGAAGAAATGATTGGCGTGCCCTGGCTCCCCAGATTTGCTGACCAGGCGCGTCATGGCAGCACGTTTCTGTAGTCTGACTCTCCACATTAGCTCACGTTTGGACCATGTATCACTACCCTATGGTTAAAAAAAAGCTTACGCTTATCAAACTGGCGTTTGCTGGATAATCAGTCCTCCCAGACTTCAAATTCCCACTTTCCCTTTCATGTTCTTCCTGCACATTTCTGCAGGAAATGTCATGAGAACAGTGAAAAGTTTCAGAGTGAGAACAGCCACTCTTCATATCTTGACTCCACCCCTCACCAGCAATATGGCACTGAAGAAATGTACTTGGTATCTCTGAGCTCCAGTGTCCTcaactataaaaagaaataatattcagCATGTATGATTATTTTGAGGATTATAGATAATTATGTAAGATTCCTAATAGAGTGGTAGTATAGAGGAGTATAATTTTAACAATAATCTTTAGGACACAATTACAGGGCAAACCATTAGGCAGCCTTGTCTCCATATACACTTACGCAAATTTTTTTCCTACTGCCATAGCTGTCATGGAGCACTGCTCTGCGCCCACTCCAGGTCATCAGCTTCCCCAGAACCATGGCATCTATCTGTGGATTATCTctgtctctgcatctctgtctatctcttacatatatgtatttttagctCCAAACCAGGCAAGACTTTCTCATCAAGCTCATGTACCCAATTGGTTAGCAGTTTTGCTTGTATCCTAAGAGTTTGTTTCTCCCAGTTAAGTTGCTTCCTTTCTCCCAAGCTACTTTTTTCCTCTTGCCCCACACATCTTCACTATCTTAGCAAAAGGAACCATGTGCACTCAGAATAATTCCTGATTCCTTTCTCCTAGTCTGTCCATAGATTCCATCTGCTTTATCAACAAAACGTGGGATCCATCCATCTGGACTCGCTGTTTCTACCTCTGCtttctacatttaattttttacacaacagcttttctttcaaaattacttGTTTTTGTGCTTTATGTTGTAAAATACAACAGAAACAAAGCCACACTAAGCAAATGTATAGCTTAGTGAGTTATTATAAGGCAAACACCTTGCACAGACCACTCGAGCCAAAAAACAGAGATGCCAGGGGCAGCAGAAAGCTCTCTGCAAGCCCCACCCTGATCGCAGTGTCTCTTCCAAAGCTAACTGCTAGCCTGATCTTCGTAGTCATCACTCCCTTGCCTTTCTTTATGGCTTTATTACCCAAGCGAGCATCCCTCAGTCACTGCGCTTtgcttttgcccatgtttttcaACTTGCTACGTCTTTGAAGTCTCTTTAATCTATAGGTCTCCTCCAACTCTTTCTTTTCCATACAGTTTACTTGAGTAGCCTGGGCCATTTGACCTGCAGAGGGCAAAACATCTTAGAAAATAAATCAGGTCACTTCTTTATCCTGCTTAGAGTAAAATGCAAACTCCACACAGGCAGACACATTGTGGCCAGGCGTGTCTGATTCTTCATCTACAGTTCCATCCCTTCCTGCTCTCTTACTAAACTTGGGCACACTGGTTGTTTATCAAAGGTTGGAAGAAGACAGATAAATCTCtataaagggaaaattattttttttagaagTCATACACATCTATGGAGAAAATGAAATCTGAGACTTATCCAACATATTAACAACTTACTAATAAGTACTAATAAAATTGGTAACACATACAGCCTTTCACTGGATATTCTGAATCCTATCCATTAGCATCATGAATAATTGTACTAGAATTTCTGAGTAAAATCTCAAAAGTAAAGGTGTTTTGATCtcccactttttaaaagaaaatctgagTTTCTGCCTTGGAAAGGGCAAAATGTTGTATTCACTGGTTAGACTGTAACCTTCCTGAGAGCAGGACTGTTCCTTTGATCATATTTGTATTCCAGGTGCCTTAGTTTATAAATTCCTGCTGATTGAATAGCTTATGGATTGAAACTTTCTTTACTATTTTAGGAGTTGCCTTTTGTGAAAAATACAAAGATCATATATGTTGGAATTTCAGATAATAGTAAATAAGGTTTTAAAATCTCAGGTGCAGAGTTAATTGGTTAATAATACTCAGTAGATGAAACATTATTGCCTGCACAAGGccttttttattaattaaaacaattaattctctctcattttttcctattttgggagtacatttatgtattttttaaaacacattatGTTAACTACTCCTACTATGTCTTAGTTCTTTTCACTCAACACTATCTTTAAAATCCATACATACTGCTAATCCATCACTTCTGACTGTTTATAGCAATCCATAGTGCTCAACACATTTTAGCCATCACTCTTTGTTATGGCCCCCACCTCCCAACTGCCACCTCGGGCCCTACGATGGACATCATAACATATGCACACTTCAGGACCTGTGTGAGAATTTATTTAGGGAACATACCCAGGGGCCAAGTTGCTAGATTATGGATAATGCTCCCCAGAATGGCTTCATAAAACTATACATCTACTTCTGTGCAGGAGGATTCTTGTCTATGCACAGCCtgcatattttgaatattttataagcTAAAAGATATGAAATCATTTTACTGTTCATTACTCTGGTAAGCAATCAATATGAACATGTGCTCATTTGCTGAGCTCCTGATTCCCGTCTATCTCCAGTGTCCTGCGCTCCATCCAGGCCTTCCCACCACAGTTGGTGGCACCTCCCGCATGGCAATGATCAGgccattctctttttctcacatCTGATTCAAATCTGCAAGAATATCTTCTTgtctctattttcaaaatatatacagaacaggACCCCACCCCATCCTGCCCTCTCCCACACCATGGAGTGAGCCTCTGTCTCCCAGGTGGGTTATAACAATAGCCTGCAACCAATTTCTCTGCTTCTACTTTTTCTACTCTAGCACTGGGTGTGACTCCTTTGAAAACATACCTAAACATATTATTCCTCTTTGTAACTCTGCAACTGCTCAGAATAAACCCCAAAGTCTTTATTATGGATTATAACTGTTTTCTAACTACCTCCTCCCCTTGCCCCTACTCCTATTCCCTCTTaccttgttatttattttttccaaaggaCTTATCCTTTCTAACGTATTTGCGATTAACTCATTTTTTAATGTCTGTCTCCCACTCTGCCACTGCCCCAGAATAAAAGCACTTTGAGAGCAAGGCTCTTTGTTCTGTTCACTTACATACACCAAAAGTCCAGAAGAGAGTCTGTCTCATTATGGGTACACAATATATATTTTCTGGAAGAATCATATTGTCAGCCTTTTGGGTTTCTACTGCTGTACACTGCgtgttcattttctttgctcattgTTCCTTTGGGTTTTCTGCCATTTCCTTGTTGGTGTGTATATTAATCGATAAAATCCTTATCTGTTAATTAGCCATTGCAAATACATACCT
This is a stretch of genomic DNA from Manis pentadactyla isolate mManPen7 chromosome 7, mManPen7.hap1, whole genome shotgun sequence. It encodes these proteins:
- the LOC118932618 gene encoding olfactory receptor 2F1-like, whose product is MGRENQTWVSEFMLLGLSSCWETQASLFILFLAMYLMTLLGNSLIILLTRLDSRLHTPMYFFLSVLSFVDICYTNSTVPQMLVHFLSAQKSIPFHSCVCQLYVSLALGSSEFFLLGAMAYDRYVAVCHPLHYTVIMHGGRCLGLAAGCLVAGFTNSLMQTTTIFQLPFCRHVISHFACEMLAVLRLTCVDIFFNKVMVAISGFLVIMLPCFLVVFSYGRIVAAILHIRSAQGRRKAFGTCASHLAVVSMCFGTAIFTYMRPTAGPSTEQEKMEKMVALFYAVVAPMLNPLIYSLRNKEVASALRRVLRKFNEKR